The following coding sequences lie in one Musa acuminata AAA Group cultivar baxijiao chromosome BXJ3-1, Cavendish_Baxijiao_AAA, whole genome shotgun sequence genomic window:
- the LOC135629406 gene encoding uncharacterized protein At2g24330-like isoform X1 translates to MEEDGAPADVDDPAKSSDRCSEAAAAALRKKRGRGVVARLWRRIFGDDDDDFQKRLEHLSKEEALVLARLKRRAHSSRKTARSIVLLSVILEVVAVSYAVVTTRSEDLDWKMRAIRVLPMFVLPGLSTVIYSALVSFTRILDNKDHKTLERLRAERQAKIDELKEKTNYYTTQQLIQRYDLDPAAKAAAASVLASKLGADSGLRFHVGDESNVSASGKSYDAELVQSAGLHNRKPSQARGHSTGSSTTSEFIDETLNEYIADTQEIGSPNQRVVERLEGSALGDRGWLARVAALLVGEDPTQCYALICAHCHMHNGLAKEEDFSYITYYCPHCHGLNGSRRSEEHEMGLSSGKDTPTSSLEGDNKRTVASSLAAVEEIPGRTDENELDSIASSGFDTRDSCRD, encoded by the exons ATGGAGGAAGACGGCGCTCCGGCTGACGTCGATGATCCTGCAAAGTCGTCCGACAGATGCagcgaggcggcggcggcggcgctgaGGAAGAAGCGGGGCCGAGGGGTCGTCGCCCGGCTGTGGAGACGGATCTTtggggacgacgacgacgacttccAGAAAAGGTTGGAGCACCTCTCCAAGGAGGAGGCGTTGGTCCTCGCGAGGTTGAAGAGAAGGGCTCACTCGTCCCGGAAGACGGCCAGGAGTATCGTACTCCTCTCCGTGATTCTCGAG GTGGTAGCCGTGAGTTATGCTGTAGTCACTACAAGATCAGAGGATTTGGATTGGAAGATGAGGGCTATTCGAGTGTTGCCCATGTTTGTATTACCTGGCTTGTCAACTGTTATTTACTCAGCACTTGTGAGCTTCACAAGAATAC TTGATAATAAGGACCATAAAACCCTTGAAAGACTTCGTGCCGAGAGGCAAGCAAAAATTGATGAGCTCAAGGAGAAAACAAATTATTACACCACACAACAACTCATTCAG AGGTATGATCTTGATCCTGCTGCAAAGGCGGCAGCTGCAAGTGTTCTGGCATCCAAGCTTGGGGCAGATTCTGGCTTGAGATTCCATGTGGGAGATGAATCCAATGTAAGTGCATCAGGCAAAAGTTATGATGCTGAGCTGGTCCAGTCTGCTGGGCTGCACAACAGGAAACCATCACAAGCACGAGGTCATAGCACCGGGAGCAGCACGACATCTGAGTTCATCGATGAAACACTTAATGAATATATTGCCGATACCCAAGAAATTGGTTCTCCTAATCAGAGAGTTGTCGAACGCCTCGAGGGATCGGCCCTTGGTGATAGGGGTTGGCTTGCTCGTGTAGCAGCGCTGCTCGTTGGGGAGGATCCAACTCAGTGCTATGCGCTGATATGTGCCCACTGCCACATGCATAATG GACTAGCTAAGGAGGAGGATTTCTCATACATAACATATTACTGCCCCCACTGCCATGGATTGAATGGGTCAAGGCGTTCAGAGGAGCATGAAATGGGATTGAGTTCTGGCAAGGACACACCTACCTCTTCACTAGAAGGTGATAATAAGAGAACTGTTGCGAGCAGTTTAGCCGCTGTAGAAGAGATTCCTGGAAGAACTGATGAGAACGAGCTTGATTCTATTGCCAGTTCAGGTTTCGATACAAGAGATTCCTGCAGGGACTGA
- the LOC135629406 gene encoding uncharacterized protein At2g24330-like isoform X2, which produces MQRGGGGGAEEEAGPRGRRPAVETDLWGRRRRLPEKVGAPLQGGGVGPREVEEKGSLVPEDGQEYRTPLRDSRVDNKDHKTLERLRAERQAKIDELKEKTNYYTTQQLIQRYDLDPAAKAAAASVLASKLGADSGLRFHVGDESNVSASGKSYDAELVQSAGLHNRKPSQARGHSTGSSTTSEFIDETLNEYIADTQEIGSPNQRVVERLEGSALGDRGWLARVAALLVGEDPTQCYALICAHCHMHNGLAKEEDFSYITYYCPHCHGLNGSRRSEEHEMGLSSGKDTPTSSLEGDNKRTVASSLAAVEEIPGRTDENELDSIASSGFDTRDSCRD; this is translated from the exons ATGCagcgaggcggcggcggcggcgctgaGGAAGAAGCGGGGCCGAGGGGTCGTCGCCCGGCTGTGGAGACGGATCTTtggggacgacgacgacgacttccAGAAAAGGTTGGAGCACCTCTCCAAGGAGGAGGCGTTGGTCCTCGCGAGGTTGAAGAGAAGGGCTCACTCGTCCCGGAAGACGGCCAGGAGTATCGTACTCCTCTCCGTGATTCTCGAG TTGATAATAAGGACCATAAAACCCTTGAAAGACTTCGTGCCGAGAGGCAAGCAAAAATTGATGAGCTCAAGGAGAAAACAAATTATTACACCACACAACAACTCATTCAG AGGTATGATCTTGATCCTGCTGCAAAGGCGGCAGCTGCAAGTGTTCTGGCATCCAAGCTTGGGGCAGATTCTGGCTTGAGATTCCATGTGGGAGATGAATCCAATGTAAGTGCATCAGGCAAAAGTTATGATGCTGAGCTGGTCCAGTCTGCTGGGCTGCACAACAGGAAACCATCACAAGCACGAGGTCATAGCACCGGGAGCAGCACGACATCTGAGTTCATCGATGAAACACTTAATGAATATATTGCCGATACCCAAGAAATTGGTTCTCCTAATCAGAGAGTTGTCGAACGCCTCGAGGGATCGGCCCTTGGTGATAGGGGTTGGCTTGCTCGTGTAGCAGCGCTGCTCGTTGGGGAGGATCCAACTCAGTGCTATGCGCTGATATGTGCCCACTGCCACATGCATAATG GACTAGCTAAGGAGGAGGATTTCTCATACATAACATATTACTGCCCCCACTGCCATGGATTGAATGGGTCAAGGCGTTCAGAGGAGCATGAAATGGGATTGAGTTCTGGCAAGGACACACCTACCTCTTCACTAGAAGGTGATAATAAGAGAACTGTTGCGAGCAGTTTAGCCGCTGTAGAAGAGATTCCTGGAAGAACTGATGAGAACGAGCTTGATTCTATTGCCAGTTCAGGTTTCGATACAAGAGATTCCTGCAGGGACTGA